Proteins from a genomic interval of Mycolicibacterium grossiae:
- a CDS encoding class I SAM-dependent methyltransferase: MRQDDDSWDLASSVGATATMVAAARALASREPDALITDPYAEPLVRAVGNDFFTRLIDGRVPAGEDDGGAARLITDVMAVRTRFFDDFFLDASRAGVRQAVILASGLDSRAYRLPWDEPTTVFELDQPRVIDAKSATMADIGATPTCDRRTVAVDLRDDWPAALRAAGFDASVPTAWSAEGLLIYLPPDAQDRLFDLVTELSAPGSRLATEYHPDGGAILADRAKEMNERWREHGFDVDLSGLVYSGDRHPVADYLTDLGWSVSGRTRPEVFAHYGRAWTDADVLNTMRGSVAITAIKDQGAS, translated from the coding sequence ATGCGCCAGGACGACGACAGCTGGGACCTCGCCTCGAGCGTCGGCGCCACGGCCACCATGGTGGCCGCAGCACGGGCGCTCGCGTCGCGCGAACCCGACGCCCTGATCACCGATCCCTATGCCGAGCCGCTGGTGCGCGCAGTCGGCAACGACTTCTTCACCCGGCTGATCGACGGCAGGGTCCCCGCCGGCGAGGACGACGGCGGTGCGGCGCGGCTCATCACCGACGTGATGGCGGTGCGCACCCGCTTCTTCGACGACTTCTTCCTCGACGCGTCGCGCGCGGGCGTCCGGCAGGCCGTCATCCTGGCGTCCGGCCTCGACTCCCGCGCCTACCGGCTGCCGTGGGACGAGCCCACCACGGTCTTCGAACTCGACCAGCCCCGAGTGATCGACGCCAAGTCGGCGACCATGGCCGACATCGGGGCCACTCCGACGTGCGACCGCCGGACCGTCGCCGTCGACCTGCGCGACGACTGGCCCGCCGCCCTGCGCGCCGCCGGGTTCGACGCGTCCGTCCCCACCGCCTGGAGCGCCGAGGGACTGCTCATCTACCTTCCGCCCGACGCGCAGGACCGGCTCTTCGACCTCGTCACCGAGCTGTCCGCGCCGGGCAGCCGGCTCGCCACCGAGTACCACCCCGACGGCGGCGCCATCCTCGCCGACCGCGCCAAGGAGATGAACGAGCGCTGGCGCGAGCACGGCTTCGACGTGGACCTCTCCGGCCTCGTCTACTCCGGTGACCGCCACCCGGTCGCCGACTACCTCACCGATCTGGGGTGGTCGGTGTCCGGCCGCACGCGACCGGAGGTCTTCGCCCACTACGGCCGCGCCTGGACGGACGCCGACGTTCTGAACACCATGCGCGGCTCCGTCGCCATCACCGCCATCAAGGACCAAGGAGCGTCATGA
- the secY gene encoding preprotein translocase subunit SecY, with product MLSAFISSLRTADLRRKILFTLGIVILYRAGASLPSPGVNYPNVQKCIEQVSGGDSAQIYSLINLFSGGALLQLSVFAVGVMPYITASIIVQLLTVVIPRFEQLRKEGQSGQAKMTQYTRYLAIALAVLQGTSIVALAANGGLLQGCTLDIIQDSGIFTLVVIVLVLTAGAALVMWMGELVTERGIGNGMSLLIFAGIAARIPAEGQTILEGRGGVVFTLVCVAALIIIVGVVFVEQGQRRIPVQYAKRMVGRKMYGGTSTYLPLKVNQAGVIPVIFASSLIYVPQLVTQLIRSGSTDPGNGWWDKFVANYLTNPASPVYIAIYFGLIVFFTYFYVSITFNPDERADEMKKFGGFIPGIRPGKPTADYLRYVLSRITLPGSIYLGVIAVLPNLFLELGNSGSIQNLPFGGTAVLIMIGVGLDTVKQIESQLMQRNYEGFLK from the coding sequence GTGCTCTCGGCTTTCATCTCGTCGCTGCGGACGGCCGACCTCAGACGCAAGATCCTCTTCACCCTCGGCATCGTCATCCTCTACCGGGCCGGGGCCTCGCTGCCCTCCCCGGGGGTGAACTACCCCAACGTGCAGAAGTGCATCGAGCAGGTCAGCGGCGGTGATTCCGCCCAGATCTACTCGCTGATCAACCTCTTCTCCGGTGGCGCGCTGCTGCAGCTGTCGGTCTTCGCGGTCGGCGTGATGCCCTACATCACCGCGAGCATCATCGTGCAGCTGCTCACCGTGGTCATCCCGCGCTTCGAACAGTTGCGCAAGGAAGGCCAATCCGGCCAGGCCAAGATGACGCAGTACACCCGCTACCTGGCGATCGCGCTCGCCGTCCTGCAGGGCACCTCGATCGTGGCGCTGGCCGCCAACGGCGGCCTGCTGCAGGGCTGCACGCTGGACATCATTCAGGACTCCGGCATCTTCACCCTCGTCGTCATCGTCCTGGTGCTGACCGCGGGCGCGGCGCTGGTCATGTGGATGGGCGAGCTGGTCACGGAGCGTGGCATCGGCAACGGCATGTCGCTGCTGATCTTCGCCGGCATCGCGGCCCGCATCCCGGCCGAGGGCCAGACCATCCTCGAGGGCCGTGGCGGCGTCGTCTTCACCCTCGTCTGCGTCGCGGCGCTGATCATCATCGTCGGGGTGGTCTTCGTCGAGCAGGGCCAGCGCCGCATCCCGGTGCAGTACGCCAAGCGCATGGTGGGCCGCAAGATGTACGGCGGCACGTCCACCTACCTGCCGCTGAAGGTCAACCAGGCCGGCGTCATCCCGGTCATCTTCGCCTCGTCGCTGATCTACGTGCCGCAGTTGGTCACCCAGCTGATCCGCAGCGGCAGCACCGACCCCGGCAACGGGTGGTGGGACAAGTTCGTCGCGAACTACCTGACCAACCCCGCCAGCCCGGTGTACATCGCGATCTACTTCGGCCTCATCGTGTTCTTCACGTACTTCTACGTGTCGATCACCTTCAACCCCGATGAGCGCGCCGACGAGATGAAGAAGTTCGGTGGCTTCATCCCCGGCATCCGCCCCGGCAAGCCCACCGCCGACTACCTGCGCTACGTCCTGTCCCGCATCACGCTTCCGGGCTCGATCTACCTCGGCGTCATCGCCGTGCTCCCGAACCTGTTCCTCGAGCTGGGCAACTCGGGCTCGATCCAGAACCTGCCGTTCGGTGGCACCGCGGTCCTGATCATGATCGGCGTCGGCCTCGACACGGTGAAGCAGATCGAGAGTCAGCTGATGCAGCGCAACTACGAAGGCTTCTTGAAGTGA